The Streptomyces europaeiscabiei genome window below encodes:
- a CDS encoding DUF397 domain-containing protein, protein MRDNVNLGAIQWRKSSYSGDQGGQCVECAPLGLLAWRKSSHSSDQGGECVEITETPCPIIAIRDSKNPMGPQLTLAPAAFNTFLGWAASADAA, encoded by the coding sequence ATGAGGGACAACGTGAATCTGGGCGCGATCCAGTGGCGTAAGTCCAGCTACAGCGGCGATCAGGGCGGCCAATGCGTCGAATGCGCCCCCCTCGGCCTCCTTGCCTGGCGCAAGTCGTCGCACAGCAGCGACCAGGGCGGTGAGTGCGTAGAGATCACCGAAACCCCCTGCCCCATCATCGCCATCCGCGACTCCAAGAACCCCATGGGACCCCAACTCACCTTGGCCCCCGCCGCGTTCAACACCTTCCTCGGCTGGGCCGCGTCAGCAGACGCCGCCTGA